In Acidovorax sp. GBBC 1281, a single window of DNA contains:
- a CDS encoding DUF2271 domain-containing protein codes for MKKHLQLRYTVAMGACLGAPAFAAGLGVGIEIPRLDVAEYHRPYVAVWVERADATVASTLAVWYDVKMKDAEGSKWLKDMRQWWRRTGRELSVPIDGVTSPTRPAGKHLLQFTEGTNPLARLPAGNYKLVVEAAREVGGREVVTVPFAWPAAKGEPLRAKGTTELGEITLELKP; via the coding sequence ATGAAAAAGCATTTGCAGCTGCGCTACACCGTGGCGATGGGGGCCTGCCTGGGCGCGCCTGCCTTCGCGGCCGGTCTCGGCGTGGGGATCGAGATCCCGCGCCTGGACGTGGCCGAATACCACCGCCCCTACGTGGCCGTGTGGGTCGAGCGCGCCGATGCCACCGTGGCCTCCACCCTGGCCGTCTGGTACGACGTGAAGATGAAGGACGCCGAGGGCAGCAAGTGGCTCAAGGACATGCGCCAGTGGTGGCGCCGCACGGGCCGCGAACTGTCGGTGCCGATCGACGGCGTGACCAGTCCCACGCGCCCCGCCGGCAAGCACCTGCTGCAGTTCACTGAGGGCACGAACCCGCTCGCCCGGCTGCCCGCCGGCAACTACAAGCTGGTGGTGGAGGCCGCGCGCGAGGTCGGTGGCCGCGAGGTGGTGACCGTGCCTTTCGCCTGGCCTGCCGCCAAGGGCGAGCCCCTGCGGGCCAAGGGCACCACGGAGCTGGGCGAGATCACGCTCGAACTCAAGCCCTGA
- a CDS encoding SgcJ/EcaC family oxidoreductase: MKTLHTALSAAALALFSVSAPAFAQGQGEPVCFPADEKQISALFDRWNASLRTLDPDKVTANYAQDGVLLPTVSNQPRTTPLEIRDYFVKFLKAEPQGKIDTRTIRIGCNVAQDVGTYTFTLKDGKTVKARYTYVYERVNGQWLIAHHHSSAMPETVAAK, translated from the coding sequence ATGAAGACGCTTCACACCGCCCTCTCCGCAGCTGCCCTGGCTCTGTTCTCCGTCTCCGCCCCGGCCTTCGCGCAGGGTCAGGGTGAGCCGGTCTGCTTCCCTGCCGACGAAAAGCAGATCTCCGCGCTGTTCGACCGCTGGAACGCTTCGCTGCGCACGCTGGACCCGGACAAGGTCACCGCGAACTACGCGCAGGACGGCGTGCTGCTGCCCACCGTGTCCAACCAGCCCCGCACGACGCCGCTGGAAATCCGCGACTACTTCGTGAAGTTCCTCAAGGCCGAACCGCAAGGCAAGATCGACACCCGCACGATCCGCATCGGCTGCAACGTGGCGCAGGACGTGGGCACCTACACGTTCACCCTCAAGGACGGCAAGACCGTGAAGGCCCGCTACACCTACGTGTACGAGCGCGTGAACGGCCAGTGGCTGATCGCCCACCACCACTCCTCGGCCATGCCCGAGACGGTGGCCGCCAAGTAA
- a CDS encoding FAD:protein FMN transferase, with protein MRVRYAGVPLQGGGRSGATTEVLPPRPAGGAATPSFVPAGYAPSPRRADPAALHTLSGESMGTTWRVRLGNPRFAPLAPVRAAIDAALGRVVQQMSHWEPDSDLSRFNRAAAGTWHTLPDEFFTVLQCAFDWSQRSGGAWDPTVGPLVDLWGFGPGADPQAGPVARIPSPQALSDARARVGHGRIALQPAHRQAWQPGGAQLDLSGIAKGYAVDCVAQHLQAQGWTDFLVEVGGELRASGLRPDGQPWRVAVADPAGHAPRALVLQGMAVATSGDLWHAFDHAGRRYSHTIDPRTGEPVHHALASVTVLHAECMQADALATVITVLGPQDGLDFARRQGLAALVCERTPRGLAWAATPAFEALAGA; from the coding sequence GTGCGGGTGCGCTATGCGGGCGTGCCGCTGCAGGGCGGTGGCCGCAGCGGCGCCACCACTGAAGTGCTGCCGCCGCGGCCAGCGGGCGGCGCGGCCACGCCTTCGTTCGTGCCCGCCGGGTATGCGCCGTCGCCGCGCCGCGCCGATCCGGCCGCGCTGCACACGCTGTCGGGCGAGTCCATGGGCACGACCTGGCGCGTGCGCCTGGGCAACCCGCGCTTCGCGCCGCTCGCGCCGGTGCGTGCCGCCATCGACGCCGCGCTGGGCCGGGTCGTGCAGCAGATGAGCCATTGGGAGCCAGACTCCGACCTCTCGCGCTTCAACCGCGCCGCCGCCGGCACCTGGCACACGCTGCCGGACGAATTCTTCACCGTGCTGCAATGCGCCTTCGACTGGTCGCAGCGCAGCGGCGGCGCCTGGGACCCCACCGTGGGCCCGCTCGTGGACCTGTGGGGCTTCGGCCCGGGGGCCGATCCGCAGGCAGGGCCGGTGGCGCGCATCCCATCGCCCCAGGCCCTGAGCGATGCACGGGCCCGCGTGGGCCATGGCCGCATCGCGTTGCAGCCTGCGCACCGCCAGGCCTGGCAGCCCGGCGGTGCGCAGCTCGATCTGAGCGGCATCGCCAAGGGCTATGCGGTGGACTGCGTGGCGCAGCATCTGCAGGCGCAGGGCTGGACCGATTTTCTGGTGGAGGTGGGCGGCGAGCTGCGTGCCAGCGGCCTCCGGCCGGACGGGCAGCCCTGGCGCGTGGCCGTGGCCGATCCCGCGGGCCATGCACCGCGCGCGCTGGTGCTCCAGGGCATGGCTGTGGCCACCTCGGGCGACCTCTGGCATGCGTTCGACCATGCAGGCCGCCGCTATTCCCACACCATCGATCCGCGCACCGGCGAGCCCGTGCACCACGCGCTGGCGAGCGTGACGGTGCTGCATGCCGAGTGCATGCAGGCCGACGCGCTGGCCACCGTCATCACCGTGCTGGGCCCGCAGGACGGCCTGGACTTCGCGCGGCGGCAGGGGCTTGCCGCACTGGTGTGCGAGCGCACGCCGCGGGGCCTGGCCTGGGCCGCGACGCCGGCCTTCGAAGCGCTGGCGGGGGCCTGA
- a CDS encoding DUF4198 domain-containing protein → MHSKTPSRLAAACLVALCGAFTSAQAHNVWLLPSTTVLSKAEWITVDAAVSNDLFFFNHFPLGLENLTVTAPDGSAVAPENAHKGKLRSVFDLNLTQTGTYRLAVLNNGLFATYKDKAGQPRRWRGTAEKFAAEVPADAQDLKVTQSAGRIETYVTVGKPSAVKASGKGLELVPVTHPNDLVKGDKATFAFHIDGKPAAGLEVVLVAGATRYRDKQDEIKATTDAKGEFSVTWPQAGMYWVDADAKDDKVSLPQAKERRLSYVGTLEVLP, encoded by the coding sequence ATGCATTCCAAAACCCCATCGCGCCTCGCCGCTGCCTGCCTCGTCGCCCTCTGCGGCGCGTTCACCTCCGCGCAAGCCCACAACGTGTGGCTGTTGCCGTCCACCACCGTGCTGTCCAAGGCCGAATGGATCACGGTGGACGCCGCGGTGTCCAACGACCTGTTCTTCTTCAACCACTTCCCACTGGGCCTGGAAAACCTCACCGTCACCGCCCCCGACGGCAGTGCCGTGGCGCCCGAGAACGCGCACAAGGGCAAGCTGCGCAGCGTGTTCGACCTGAACCTCACGCAGACCGGCACCTACCGCCTGGCCGTGCTGAACAACGGCCTGTTCGCCACCTACAAGGACAAGGCCGGCCAACCCAGGCGCTGGCGCGGCACGGCGGAAAAATTCGCGGCCGAGGTGCCTGCCGACGCCCAGGACCTCAAGGTCACGCAGTCGGCCGGGCGCATCGAAACCTACGTGACGGTGGGCAAGCCCAGCGCCGTGAAGGCCAGCGGCAAGGGGCTGGAGCTGGTGCCCGTGACGCACCCCAACGACCTGGTGAAGGGCGACAAGGCCACCTTCGCCTTCCACATCGACGGCAAGCCCGCCGCTGGGCTGGAGGTGGTGCTGGTGGCGGGTGCCACGCGCTACCGCGACAAGCAGGACGAGATCAAGGCCACTACCGATGCCAAGGGCGAGTTCAGCGTGACCTGGCCGCAGGCCGGCATGTACTGGGTCGATGCCGATGCCAAGGACGACAAGGTGTCGCTGCCCCAGGCCAAGGAACGCCGCCTGTCGTACGTGGGCACGTTGGAGGTACTGCCCTGA
- a CDS encoding PepSY-associated TM helix domain-containing protein, whose translation MTRPPDPRRRARWLKTLHEWHWVSSAICLVGMLLFAVTGFTLNHAGQIEAKPRVTSLRATVPAPVLQGVAPPAGQARAPWPPALQDWARAQWSVDTAGREAEWSADEVYVSLPRPGGDAWIRVGLADGEAEYERTDRGWISYFNDLHKGRNTGAAWSWFIDAFAAACLVFCITGLFILKMHAGNRPFTWPMVGLGLVLPALLAFLFIH comes from the coding sequence ATGACCCGCCCTCCGGACCCTCGCCGCCGCGCCCGCTGGCTCAAGACCCTGCATGAATGGCACTGGGTGAGTTCCGCCATCTGCCTCGTCGGCATGCTGCTGTTCGCGGTGACCGGGTTCACGCTCAACCACGCCGGCCAGATCGAGGCCAAGCCTCGGGTCACCAGCCTGCGGGCGACCGTGCCCGCGCCGGTGCTCCAGGGTGTGGCGCCCCCCGCCGGGCAGGCCCGCGCGCCCTGGCCGCCGGCCCTGCAGGATTGGGCGCGGGCGCAGTGGTCCGTCGACACGGCAGGGCGCGAGGCCGAGTGGTCTGCCGACGAGGTCTATGTCTCGCTGCCGCGCCCCGGCGGCGACGCCTGGATCCGCGTGGGCCTGGCGGATGGCGAGGCCGAGTACGAACGCACCGACCGGGGCTGGATCTCCTACTTCAACGACCTGCACAAGGGCCGCAACACGGGCGCGGCATGGAGCTGGTTCATCGACGCCTTCGCCGCCGCCTGCCTGGTGTTCTGCATCACGGGCCTGTTCATCCTGAAGATGCACGCCGGCAACCGGCCCTTCACGTGGCCGATGGTCGGCCTGGGCCTGGTGCTGCCGGCCCTGCTGGCGTTCCTGTTTATCCACTGA
- a CDS encoding sensor histidine kinase — MYRARLSLAFAALVALVCIQAAFVYWGTHRVNDYTQHSRLASDILSELLDLSANKQRLRVWATQRLMNANAVPDVRERLLERMHEGAAALAELARRDLALWNELAHREGMSMPQEVPQLVGMTELLEDNIRAVEARLAQLQPLEPGADFPAVWEELNATFDMARGLDLRELINGAIERQRSAVPVARAATERGLDVLRQQAITLVIVTLAVAALLALHLNRRLQRPLDRLLAGTRALQAGALDHRVATGSKDEFDRVAQHFNAMAEELQQHRAHADAARRELEDAVEARTHELSVAHETLQRVDQRRRQLFADLGHELRTPATAIRGEAEIAMRGGDRPAQEYRQTLERIVGGVDQLTKVIHDLLLIARTEADQLVIRPRRLDLQALVTDAAEQAAALGGLHGVTVEPLPPAPGGPLVVNADADRLRQALMIVLDNAVRYSQRGGTVRVGCQPGPDGEAQVLVRDEGIGIEAEELPAVFQRFVRGQRARAHRADGTGIGLSIAQSIVHAHHGRIDIDSQPGVGTVVQITVPSASHPETLSPEENA; from the coding sequence ATGTACCGCGCAAGACTCTCCCTGGCATTCGCCGCCCTCGTGGCCCTGGTATGCATCCAGGCCGCGTTCGTGTACTGGGGCACCCACCGCGTCAACGACTACACGCAGCACAGCCGGCTGGCCAGCGACATCCTCTCGGAGTTGCTGGACCTGTCGGCCAACAAGCAGCGGCTGCGCGTGTGGGCCACCCAGCGCCTGATGAACGCCAATGCCGTGCCCGATGTGCGCGAGCGGCTGCTCGAACGCATGCACGAAGGCGCGGCCGCCCTGGCGGAACTGGCCCGCCGCGACCTGGCCCTGTGGAACGAACTGGCCCACCGCGAGGGCATGTCCATGCCCCAGGAGGTGCCGCAGCTCGTGGGCATGACGGAGCTGCTGGAAGACAACATCCGGGCCGTGGAGGCCCGCCTGGCGCAGTTGCAGCCGCTGGAGCCCGGGGCCGACTTCCCTGCGGTGTGGGAAGAGCTGAACGCCACGTTCGACATGGCGCGCGGCCTGGACCTGCGCGAACTCATCAACGGCGCCATCGAGCGCCAGCGCAGCGCCGTTCCGGTGGCGCGCGCCGCCACCGAGCGCGGGCTGGACGTGCTGCGCCAGCAGGCGATCACGCTGGTGATCGTCACCCTCGCCGTGGCGGCCCTGCTGGCGCTGCACCTGAACCGCCGCCTGCAGCGCCCGCTGGACCGCCTGCTCGCCGGCACGCGGGCCCTGCAGGCCGGTGCGCTGGACCACCGCGTGGCCACCGGCTCGAAGGACGAATTCGACCGCGTCGCCCAGCACTTCAATGCCATGGCGGAGGAGCTGCAGCAGCACCGCGCCCATGCCGATGCGGCGCGCCGCGAACTGGAGGATGCGGTGGAGGCCCGCACGCACGAACTGAGCGTGGCGCACGAAACCCTGCAGCGCGTGGACCAGCGCCGGCGCCAGCTGTTCGCCGATCTGGGCCACGAACTGCGCACGCCCGCCACGGCCATCCGGGGCGAGGCCGAGATCGCGATGCGCGGCGGCGACCGGCCGGCGCAGGAATACCGCCAGACGCTGGAGCGCATCGTGGGCGGCGTCGATCAGCTCACCAAGGTGATCCACGACCTGCTGCTGATCGCCAGGACCGAGGCGGACCAGTTGGTGATCCGCCCGCGCCGCCTGGACCTGCAGGCCCTGGTCACCGATGCGGCGGAGCAGGCCGCCGCGCTGGGCGGGCTGCACGGCGTGACCGTGGAGCCCCTGCCGCCCGCCCCCGGCGGCCCGCTGGTGGTGAACGCCGATGCCGACCGGCTGCGCCAGGCGCTGATGATCGTGCTGGACAACGCAGTGCGCTATTCGCAGCGCGGCGGCACGGTGCGCGTGGGCTGCCAGCCCGGCCCCGATGGCGAAGCCCAGGTGCTGGTGCGCGACGAAGGCATCGGCATCGAGGCCGAGGAACTGCCCGCCGTGTTCCAGCGCTTCGTGCGCGGCCAGCGCGCGCGGGCGCACCGCGCGGACGGCACCGGCATCGGGCTGTCGATCGCGCAGTCCATCGTGCACGCGCACCACGGCCGCATCGACATCGACAGCCAGCCCGGCGTGGGCACGGTGGTCCAGATCACCGTGCCTTCGGCCAGCCACCCCGAAACCCTGTCCCCCGAGGAAAACGCATGA
- a CDS encoding response regulator transcription factor, which yields MNILVVEDDPRVADFLLRGLKAEGYSVELARNGPDGLALARTGDPGLLLLDLMLPGLSGLELCQTLRSEGRHVPVLMLSALSNTEDKVNGLRLGADDYLTKPFAFEELLARIEALMRRGREQRQRASTLQVADLVLDLERMQASRAGQPIALTAKELAFLELLMSAPGRVYSRERILSNVWGTNEDPLTNVVDVYVRRLRAKIDEGHAISLLKTVRGFGYRLDAAAE from the coding sequence ATGAACATCCTGGTGGTCGAAGACGATCCGCGCGTGGCGGACTTCCTGCTGCGCGGCCTCAAGGCCGAAGGCTACAGCGTGGAGCTGGCGCGCAACGGCCCGGACGGCCTGGCCCTGGCGCGCACCGGCGATCCCGGGCTGCTGCTGCTCGACCTCATGCTGCCCGGCCTGAGCGGCCTGGAGCTGTGCCAGACGCTGCGCTCCGAAGGCCGCCACGTGCCGGTGCTGATGCTCAGCGCACTCAGCAACACCGAGGACAAGGTCAACGGCCTGCGGCTGGGCGCCGACGACTACCTCACCAAGCCCTTCGCGTTCGAAGAGCTGCTGGCCCGCATCGAGGCGCTGATGCGCCGGGGGCGCGAGCAGCGCCAGCGCGCCAGCACGCTGCAGGTGGCCGATCTGGTGCTCGACCTGGAGCGCATGCAGGCCAGCCGCGCCGGCCAGCCCATCGCGCTGACGGCGAAAGAGCTGGCCTTCCTGGAGCTGCTCATGAGCGCGCCCGGCCGGGTGTACAGCCGCGAGCGCATCCTCTCCAATGTATGGGGCACCAACGAGGACCCGCTGACGAATGTGGTCGATGTCTATGTGCGCCGGCTGCGCGCAAAAATCGACGAAGGCCATGCCATCTCGCTTCTGAAAACGGTGCGCGGCTTCGGGTACCGGCTGGACGCCGCGGCCGAGTGA
- a CDS encoding sulfite reductase subunit alpha, producing the protein MVFSIPVPRLAAALILVLLYGLMCTAIARRERRRARRARAEAAELASAREGGPPLLVAYASQTGQAEALARETARLLHAAGEPVHLCALGAVDAALLQCTRRALFLASTYGEGDAPDNAAGFQGQWMGAAAAPSLAGLQYGLLALGDRQYAHYCGFGRQLDGWLRAQGAVPLFERVEMDNGAPAALLAWQHQLSQVANLNGAPAWEALPFADWTLATRRHLNPGSLGAPVFHIELAPPPGTAADWASGDLVQLCAPADPQRPRDYSIASVAGDGRIHLTVRQAVREDGTPGAASGWLCAGLAPGGAVPLRLRAHGPFRLQDNAARPLVLIGNGTGIAGLRSHLRARAAAGAGPNWLVFGERQAAHDFLYRAEIQAWQASGVLTRLDLAFSRDQAQRVHVQDRLAEAADALRAWVADGAAIYVCGSLVGMAQGVHAALCAALGEEAMEGLVRSGRYRRDVY; encoded by the coding sequence ATGGTTTTTTCGATTCCCGTGCCGCGCCTTGCCGCGGCATTGATCCTGGTCCTGCTCTATGGGCTGATGTGCACCGCCATCGCACGGCGCGAGCGCCGCCGCGCACGCCGTGCGCGGGCCGAGGCGGCCGAGCTGGCCTCGGCCCGCGAAGGGGGCCCGCCGCTGCTCGTGGCCTATGCCAGCCAGACGGGCCAGGCCGAGGCGCTGGCCCGCGAGACCGCGCGCCTGCTGCACGCGGCCGGCGAGCCCGTGCACCTGTGCGCGTTGGGCGCGGTGGATGCGGCGCTGCTGCAGTGCACGCGCCGGGCGCTGTTCCTGGCCAGCACGTACGGAGAGGGCGATGCGCCCGACAACGCGGCGGGCTTCCAGGGGCAGTGGATGGGTGCGGCCGCGGCACCCTCGCTGGCGGGCCTGCAGTACGGCCTGCTCGCGCTGGGCGACCGGCAATACGCGCACTACTGCGGCTTCGGCCGCCAGCTGGACGGCTGGCTGCGCGCGCAGGGCGCGGTGCCGCTGTTCGAGCGGGTGGAGATGGACAACGGCGCCCCGGCCGCGCTCCTGGCATGGCAGCACCAGCTGTCGCAGGTCGCGAACCTGAACGGGGCGCCTGCCTGGGAGGCGCTGCCGTTCGCCGACTGGACGCTGGCCACGCGCCGCCACCTCAACCCGGGCAGCCTGGGCGCGCCGGTGTTCCACATCGAACTGGCGCCCCCGCCCGGCACCGCGGCCGATTGGGCGTCGGGCGATCTGGTGCAACTGTGCGCGCCGGCCGACCCGCAACGACCGCGCGACTATTCCATCGCCTCGGTGGCGGGTGACGGACGCATCCATCTCACCGTGCGCCAGGCCGTGCGCGAGGACGGCACGCCCGGCGCGGCATCGGGCTGGCTGTGCGCAGGCCTGGCGCCGGGGGGCGCCGTGCCGCTGCGCCTGCGCGCGCACGGGCCTTTCCGGCTGCAGGACAACGCTGCGCGGCCCCTCGTCTTGATCGGCAACGGCACGGGCATCGCCGGCCTGCGCAGCCATCTGCGGGCGCGCGCCGCGGCGGGTGCGGGCCCGAACTGGCTGGTGTTCGGCGAGCGCCAGGCGGCGCACGATTTCCTGTACCGCGCAGAGATCCAGGCCTGGCAGGCCAGCGGTGTGCTGACGCGCCTGGACCTGGCGTTCTCGCGCGACCAGGCGCAGCGGGTGCACGTGCAGGACCGCCTGGCCGAGGCCGCCGATGCACTGCGTGCCTGGGTGGCGGACGGCGCGGCCATCTACGTCTGCGGCAGCCTGGTGGGCATGGCGCAGGGCGTGCATGCCGCGCTTTGCGCCGCGCTCGGCGAGGAGGCGATGGAGGGTCTGGTGCGCAGCGGGCGCTACCGCCGCGACGTGTATTGA